Proteins encoded by one window of Homalodisca vitripennis isolate AUS2020 unplaced genomic scaffold, UT_GWSS_2.1 ScUCBcl_3;HRSCAF=271, whole genome shotgun sequence:
- the LOC124370113 gene encoding uncharacterized protein LOC124370113, producing MSSRAKLILQLALEDNVNNSQQLLLLPEQTTKENNETNVLSLSSMDTNPAPSLTSLQAVDPFVLLNNENEYIMEVESESNKEFATDENIVWNDGITNQDFQSYDISFSSQGLVAEEEDSLQELAVSGNADIPSPGTSVLSSNVDDTDIDSTYCPRFNSESELSTDESIVSIPRVASKVSSDSTSYVRRSQKIAQDKILLVPYTDSDTEEEANKTNPNVKKGKKRVRNENKWKKCVKKTAKS from the exons ATGAGCAGCAGAGcgaaacttattttacaattagcTTTGGAggacaatgtaaataattctcaGCAATTACTATTATTACCAGAACAAACTACTaaagaaaacaatgaaacaaacgtCTTAAGCTTGTCTTCGATGGACACAAATCCTGCACCCTCATTGACATCATTACAG gcAGTTGATCCGTTTGTTCTTCTCAACaatgaaaatgaatatataatggaAGTCGAATCAGAAAGTAATAAAGAATTCGCTactgatgaaaatattgtttggaatgATGGTATTACCAACCAGGATTTTCAGTCATATGATATCTCCTTTTCATCGCAAG gcCTAGttgctgaagaagaggatagtCTTCAAGAATTGGCTGTCTCTGGTAATGCAGATATCCCATCACCAGGAACTTCTGTTTTGTCATCTAACGTAGATGACACTGATATTGATAGCACATACTGTCCTCGTTTCAACTCAGAGTCAGAACTATCTACTGATGAGTCTATAGTGAGTATTCCTAGAGTTGCTTCAAAGGTTTCAAGTGACAGTACTTCTTATGTGAGGAGGAGCCAAAAGATAGCTCAAGACAAAATTCTACTGGTTCCTTACACTGATTCGGACACGGAGGAAGAAGCAAACAAAACCAATCCTaatgtaaaaaaaggaaagaagaggGTGAGGAATGAAAACAAATGgaaaaaatgtgtgaaaaaaaCAGCTAAGAGTTAG